The stretch of DNA ATTGGACCGCTGTTACGGAGAGTAATTTTGATCATTATGAAATTTGGTATGGTACGAGTTCCTCTGATGTTTCTTCACGCAGTGGAACTGCTTTGGAATGGGATAATAGTGATGACGCCGCTTTAGCCACTCGCACCACCACTTCAACCGTTCTCACCAGTTCCAGCGGTCTTTCCGGTCATTTCTTCCAAGTGTTTGCGGTGGATGATTTTGGTAACGAAAGTACCGTGACCGGGTACACCATTCAAGTGGCGAGCAGTTCCAGTTCTTCCGGTACCTCCGATTCCAACAATAGCTCCAGTGGATCTACTGGAGGTTCCAGTGGTGGAGGTGGAGGAGGATCTTCCGGAAGTGGTTCTAATGATGAGGAAGAAGAGGCCGTGGAAGAAGAGCCTGTAGAGGAGACTGTGGAAGAAGAACCCGTTGAGGAAGAGGAATCCGACAGCTTTTGGGATGATTACAGCGTGCCGGATCACTGGTCTAGTGGATACATTAAGTATTTGGAGGAACAGGATAATATTGTGGAGGTGGCCATTCAGATCCCCACATTCACGGAAATTTTGGAAGGCATTTTCTTAGGACCGAACTTGGGTGTGAGCAGAGGAGAGGCCACGGAGTTTTTGATTGCGCTTGCGGGATACCAAGTGGATTCCATCAGCATCAATGTGAGGGATTTGATCTTCAGTGATGTGGATGAAAACAATCCTCGAGTGGGATTCATTCAGTTTGCGTATGAGCAGATGTTGATTGGTGGGTATCCGGACGGGTCGTTTCAGCCCGACCGAGTGATCAATCGAGCGGAGGCGCTTAAATTGATCTCCTTTTTCTTTGGGATTACCGTGGACAGTGGCTTGCGAGGGCAATCCCTGTTGGATGAGTACGGTCTCTCCGAAAGCCCTTTCACCGATATTGATTTGGAGGCATGGTACGCACCCTTTGTTATTCATGCGTATAGTTATGGAGTGATTCATGGGTATGGAGATGGCACCTTTGGACCTGCCAATGAGGTGAGCTATGCGGAGTTCCTAAAAATGTCCACGCTTATCCAAAATCTTGAAATCGCTGTTGAGCTGGCGGAGGAACTCCAGTAAGATGGGGAAGACTTATTCGCCATGATGGACGACATTATTATTCCAGACGAGAATGAAGATGAGGATGAAGCCGTCCCCGTTGCTTTTGAAAAACAAGCGCTTGAGGGGTCACGAGGGGGGCATCCTTCCGGGCTCAACCCTTCGGGCTATGTGAAGATTTCTTTTGATCGATTTGTGGCCTTGGTGGCCAATCACAGCTTTTTGGAGACCGTGGAACGCAATAAAAATGAAGAGGTGGTTCTGAGCACAAATTTGCTCACGGACTTGGCGAATGCGCGACGGTATTCTCCCAACACACGGATGCCTCTCTTGATTGCAGGGGGGATTGCGGTGGGTATTTTGCTTGGTTACCTTATTTTCAACTCATGAAGACAAAGAAAGCTCGAAGGATTCTCCTCAAAGTCTCCGGGGAAATGATGGCGGAACAAGGGCAGGGGGCCGATGCCGCCGCCGTGCTTAAACTGGCTCAGGATATTAAGGCGCTTTGGAAAAAGAAAATTCAAGTGGCCATTGTGATGGGCGGCGGCAATTTTTGGCGCTATCGTGACAATAAAAAATTGAGTATTTCGCGCAGCGCTTCAGATGCCATTGGGATGCTTGCCACCATGATGAATGCGCGGCTTTTGCAGGAAGCCCTGGAATCGATTGGAGTCCCGGCGAAATCCCTTTCGGCACATGGAAATTTTTATTTCACGGAGCCTTATGTGCCTTCTCGTGGCAAAGCGTTGCTGGATAAAGGAACGGTTGTGATTTGTGGAGGAGGAACGGGGAATGCGTACTTTACAACAGACACGGCTGCGGCGCTTCGGGCTCTGGAATTGGAGTGCAGCGTGCTTTTAAAAGAGACCAAGGTCTCCGGCGTGTACGATAAAGATCCCATGAAGTACAAAAACGCAAAGCTTCTTCCGAAAATTTCTTATGAGGAGGTGTTGAAACGGGAGTTGCAAGTCATGGATTTGAGCGCTATTTTGCTGTGCAGTGAGAACAAGCTTCCCATTGTGGTTTTTCAGGGGAAGGCAGGCAATTTGCTCAAGGCCGCGACCGGCAAGAAAATTGGCTCCATTATCTCCTAATATTTCTTAAAAAAACTTAAACTTTTTATGGCTCATCCCCTCGTACAAAAAAGCAAACAGGATTTTATCAAGGCTATTGAGCATCTTTCTGATGAATTCAATAAGCTTCAAATTGGACGAGCTTCCAGTGGGATGGTGGATACTTTGATGGTGGAATCGTATGGGGTGATGCAACCCATCAAAAATCTGGCCAGTGTGAGTATTCCGGACGCTCGAACCATTCAAATTCAACCGTGGGATCGGTCCACTTTGGCCGGCATCGAAAAAGCCATTCGTGATTCTGACCTGAATCTCAATCCGAGCAACAACGGGCTTGCGGTTATGTTGAATATTCCACCGCTCACTGAGGAACGCCGCCGGGATTTGGTGAAGGTGGTGGGCCGCATGTCGGAGGAAGCCAAAATTGCGGTGCGCAATTTGCGTCATGAGGCCATGGCCGTTTTTAAAAAAATGGAACATGCCGAAGAGATGAGTGAGGATGAACGGAAAGGTGCTGAGAATGCGCTTCAAGAAGAAGTGGACGCCATCAACAAACAAATTGAGGAACTGGCGAAGAAGAAAGAGGACGCTATAATGACATTATAAGCGGCATCAATATAAACATAATAAACCTATGACTATTTTCCTCACTGTTCTTGTTTTCCTCTTGGTTTTTTCTGCGTTGATTCTTGTGCACGAATTGGGGCATTTTTTTGCAGCGAAACGAGCAGGGGTGCAGGTGGAGGAATTTGGATTCGGTTTGCCTCCGCGCTTGTTTGGAGTCAAGAAAGGGGAAACACTCTATTCGCTCAACGCCATTCCCTTTGGAGGTTTTGTGCGCATGCTGGGTGAAGATGAATCCACCGAAGCTTCTCGCAAAAGCAAACGAAGTTTTTCCAATCAGCCTTTGCGCACGCAGGCTTGGATTGTGGTGGCGGGGGTTGTGATGAACTTTCTTTTGGCCTTTGTGTTTTTAACGATTGGATTTTGGATTGGGATTGAAC from Candidatus Gracilibacteria bacterium encodes:
- the pyrH gene encoding UMP kinase, with the protein product MKTKKARRILLKVSGEMMAEQGQGADAAAVLKLAQDIKALWKKKIQVAIVMGGGNFWRYRDNKKLSISRSASDAIGMLATMMNARLLQEALESIGVPAKSLSAHGNFYFTEPYVPSRGKALLDKGTVVICGGGTGNAYFTTDTAAALRALELECSVLLKETKVSGVYDKDPMKYKNAKLLPKISYEEVLKRELQVMDLSAILLCSENKLPIVVFQGKAGNLLKAATGKKIGSIIS
- the frr gene encoding ribosome recycling factor, with amino-acid sequence MAHPLVQKSKQDFIKAIEHLSDEFNKLQIGRASSGMVDTLMVESYGVMQPIKNLASVSIPDARTIQIQPWDRSTLAGIEKAIRDSDLNLNPSNNGLAVMLNIPPLTEERRRDLVKVVGRMSEEAKIAVRNLRHEAMAVFKKMEHAEEMSEDERKGAENALQEEVDAINKQIEELAKKKEDAIMTL